A region from the Aphis gossypii isolate Hap1 chromosome 1, ASM2018417v2, whole genome shotgun sequence genome encodes:
- the LOC114122290 gene encoding activating transcription factor of chaperone, translating to MVPPSRAFQRKSSTAYFSLRLTIYPIHYKMSGMSQVVQPSSSLLLSNEPTAALSSKAICNLNDTEWDKLTRSDMAGKLLEYLDKLYDKNDESETITDWLNEEKFIDLPIFDDFMTNTSPNNIEMKPMEYQKFVPSNKAIQYQPYPTQQYAPMYCHETTIQPKFNYVPPASLTPPESPKDTDVLMSMLDDMQPEELSQLVVDEDTLSDFMSSDASSHTDSYSDITTKRDKPYTPKAPNEEKRLRKKEQNKNAATRYRMKKKAEIKESVVEEKQLLQRNDTLKDEAKELAREIKYLKSLLRDVYKAKGLLN from the exons ATGGTGCCACCATCAAGAGCATTTCAACGCAAATCATCAACAGCATACTTTTCACTCCGTTTAACAATATACCCAATCCATTACAAAATGTCAGGAATGTCGCAAGTAGTACAACCAAGCAGCTCGTTGCTTTTAAGCAACGAGCCGACAGCTGCTCTGTCTTCTAAagcaatatgtaatttaaacgaCACAGAATGGGATAAACTAACAAGGAGTGACATGGCtggaaaattattagaataccttgacaaattatatgataaaaatgatg aatctgAAACTATCACAGATTGGTTAAATGAAGAGAAATTCATAGACCTTCCaatatttgatgattttatGACAAACACTTCTCCAAATAACATTGAAATGAAACCAATGGAATATCAGAAATTTGTCCCTTCTAACAAAGCTATTCAGTACCAACCATATCCAACCCAACAATATGCACCTATGTATTGCCATGAAACAACCATTCAGCCAAAATTCAACTATGTCCCACCCGCTTCATTGACACCTCCAGAAAGTCCCAAAGACACTGATGTCCTCATGTCCATGCTGGATGATATGCAACCAGAAGAACTCAGTCAATTGGTAGTCGATGAAGATACATTGTCAGACTTTATGTCGTCGGACGCTAGTAGCCATACTGATTCATACAGTGATATAACAACTAAACGAGACAAACCGTACACTCCAAAGGCACCCAACGAAGAAAAGCGGTTACGtaaaaaagaacaaaacaaaaatgcaGCAACAAGGTACAGAATGAAGAAAAAAGCTGAAATCAAGGAATCTGTAGTAGAAGAAAAACAACTTTTGCAAAGAAATGATACACTCAAGGATGAAGCTAAAGAACTAGCCAGAGAAATTAAGTATCTGAAATCACTATTGCGGGATGTTTACAAAGCCAAAGGACTAttgaattga